The Cystobacter ferrugineus nucleotide sequence TGACTTCCTCCGGGCTGACTCGAGAAGAAGCCGGCCGGGAGGAGATGACGGGGAGCCTCAGGGGGCGATGTAGATCCACCCACCGAGCAGGGTGTTGTTGTCCGTGAACAGCTCGGGGGCACCCACCGGATTCACCACGGCCCCCACGTAGTAGAGCCCTGGCATGTCCGGGTTCGCCGGCGGCGGATAGGCGTTCCCGGAGACAGACACCGTCTGGCACCAGCCGGGCTGGAGGATTTGCGTGCTGACCTCCCCCACGAGGACATCCTCGGATGGACCCTGGGGCGAAGAAAGATCGAGGGTGGCATCCATGGATAGAAGCACACGCACGCCGGTGCTTCCGGCCCGAGTGCCCTGGTTGCACACCGTCAGCTCGACACCCAGGCTCTGGCCACTTCGGACGAACACGGGACTCTCCATCTCGGAGATGAAGAAATCCGCCTCGGGGCCCACGCCCAGCCGGTAGCCCGAATGCACGTTGTTGTCCTCGATGAGTTCCGGGGTAGCGTTGTTCGGATCCACCACGGCGCCCAGGTAGAAACCCCAGTCGCCCGGCCATCTCGGGGGCGAGCCATAGGCCTGGCCGGAGAGGGTCACCGTGACACACTGCCCAGGGAGCACGGGGGGCACCGGCTGCTCCCCCACGACGACATCCTCGGAAGGCGCGGACGATGACGGAACACGGATGGACTCATCCTTGGACAGCAGCAGGGTCACTCGGGTGCTCTCGGCCCGGGTGCCCTGGTTGCACACCGCCACCTCGGCGGTGAGCGGCTGCCCGGGCTGCGCGCTGGCCGGGCCCTTCACCGAGGTGATGACGAAGTCCGCGCCAGCGCCCACGCCCAGCAGGTAACCCGAGTGCGTGTTGTTGTCCTCGATGAGCTCCAGGGTGGCGTTGTCCGGATCCACCACGGCGCCCAGATGGAAGGCCCGGACGTCCTGCCGACTCATGGGCGGGACTTGGACAGCGCCGGAGAGGGACACCGTGGCGCATTGGCCGGGAGCGATCGGATCCAGTTGTTTGGCATTCACGAGGGAGTCCATGGAAGGCGCGGACGGCGAGGGGTAGCTGATGAATTCGTCCTCGGACAGCAACAGGGCGACGCGGGTGTTCTCGGCCTGGGTGCCCTGGTTGCACACCGTCACCTGGGCGGTGAGCGGCTGCCCGGGTTCCACACTGGCCGGGCCCTTCACCGAGGTGATGACGAAGTCCGCGCCATTACCCACGCCCAGCAGGAAACCCGAGTGCGTGTTGTTGTCCTCGATGAGCTCCGGGGTGGCGTTGTCCGGATCCACCACGGCCCCCAGGTGGAAGGCCCGTGTGCCCGGCCCGCTCGCCGGCGGAGGAGAAATGTTGCCGGAGAGGGACACCGTGGCGCACCGGCCTGGGAACAAGGCGGGCACCTGCGCGGCGCCCACGAGGGTATCCCCGAAAGGCGCGGACGGAGACGGCGCGCGAATGGACGCGTCCTCGGACAGGACCAGGGCCATGCGGGTGCCGCCAGCCTGGGTGCCCTGGTTGCACACCGTCACCTCGGCGGTGAGCGACTGCCCGGGTTGCACGCTGGCCGGACCCTTCACCGAGGTGATGACGAAGTCCGTGCCATTGCCCACGCCCAGCAGGTAGCCCGGGTGCGTGTTGTTGTCCTCGATGAGTTCCTGGGAGGAGTTGCCCGGGTCCACCACGGCGCCCAGGTGGAAGGCCCGCACGTCGGGCGAGTTCGTAGCCGGGGGCTGGGCCTGACCGAAGAGGAATACCGTGGAACACTCGCCGGGAGCGAGCAGGGGCACCGACCTCTCACCCGCGACGACGTCCTCGGAAGGCGCGGACGGAGACGGGACTCGAATGGACGCGTCCTCGGACAGAAGCAGGGCCACGTCGGTGCTGCCGGCCTGGGTGCCCTGGTTGCACACCGTTACCTCGGCGGTGAACGACTGCCCGGGCTGCGCGCTGGCCGGACCCTTCACCGAGGTGATGATGAAGTCCGCGCCACGGCCCACGCCCAGCAGGTAGCCCGGGTGCGTGTTGTTGTCCTCGAAGAACTCCGGGATGGCGTTGTTCGGATCCACCACGGCGCCCAGGTGGAAGGCCCGGATGTCCGGCCGACTCGGGGGCGGAGGCAGGGCCAGACCGGAAACGGGGACCGTCGTGCACTGGCCGGAGAAGAGCGGAGGCACCGATGCCTCACCCACCAGGACGTCCTCCGGCGGAGGACCGGCGGGAGACGGAAGACGGATGTTCGCGTCCTCCGACAAAAACAAGCTCACCCGGGTGCCGCTGGCCTGGGTGCTCAGGTTGCACACCGTCACCTGGGCAGAGAGGGGTTGCCCGGGCTCCACGCTGGCCGGAGCCTTCACCGAGGTGATGACGAGGTCCGGTCGAAACCCGATTCCCACCGGAGCACTGATGCGCGTGTCATTGCTCGGGTTTCCATCCTCGGGGGTCGAGATGCGCGCACCCACGTACCAGATGCCCTCGGCAGGAACCTGGGCGTACAGAGTCGCCGTCTGCCGCCTGCATTCTCCGGGCGCCAGGAACGGGTCGAACTGCCCCACCCGCATGTCCGTCTCCTCGGAGATGACGGTGTCCGAGGACAGGAACAACCCACCCCGCGCGGAGCCCGCCAGGCCCCCCTCGTTGCAGATCGTGGCCGTGACCTCGAAGGAGAGTCCTGGATGGACACTGTGAGGAGCGCTCAACTCCGTCACCACGAAATCAGGTCCGGTGAGCAGTTGTTGCGCGGTCTCGTGTCCACCGCCAGGAAGCGGCTCCGGCGCTCCGCATCCCCAAATAGTCATCAAGGCGAGGGCACCGAGCCCCGCTTTCATCCTGCATTCATCCATGGGTCTTCACTCGTTCGGGAGGGGTTGAAGTGTGGCTGCGAACAAAGTCGCGCCACGAGGCTCCCGGACGTGGATGACCACTGAGTATTTTATGGAAATTTTGTTGGAAGCGAGGCGCATGAGGCAACGCCTCAGCGCACTTCGCTCCCGCGATTCAGATTACACGTTCACCTTCACGGGCACATGTGCCGGAAGTCATAGGAGGAAGGAAAGGCCACGAACCCAACGCGCCTTCCCTTGCCCCTGAACCCTCCCGGGAGCCCTACCCGCGCACCGCGGACAACCGGCGCCGCAGCCGACGCACGCGCTCGACGGCGTCCTGGGGCAACAGGCGCTTGGCCACTTCACGCACCTGCCGCATCCCCTGCTCGCGCCGCACGAACCACCCACCATCACCGCCGGGAGAGAGCACCCGCAGGGACACGGTGCGCCGCTGCTTCGTCGTCCAGTCCGACTTGTACGTCTCGGTGCCGCGCAGGAAGTCGTAATCGGTGAGCCCGGCCTCGAGGGCATCGCGGAACGTCTCCCCAACGAGCA carries:
- a CDS encoding CARDB domain-containing protein gives rise to the protein MKAGLGALALMTIWGCGAPEPLPGGGHETAQQLLTGPDFVVTELSAPHSVHPGLSFEVTATICNEGGLAGSARGGLFLSSDTVISEETDMRVGQFDPFLAPGECRRQTATLYAQVPAEGIWYVGARISTPEDGNPSNDTRISAPVGIGFRPDLVITSVKAPASVEPGQPLSAQVTVCNLSTQASGTRVSLFLSEDANIRLPSPAGPPPEDVLVGEASVPPLFSGQCTTVPVSGLALPPPPSRPDIRAFHLGAVVDPNNAIPEFFEDNNTHPGYLLGVGRGADFIITSVKGPASAQPGQSFTAEVTVCNQGTQAGSTDVALLLSEDASIRVPSPSAPSEDVVAGERSVPLLAPGECSTVFLFGQAQPPATNSPDVRAFHLGAVVDPGNSSQELIEDNNTHPGYLLGVGNGTDFVITSVKGPASVQPGQSLTAEVTVCNQGTQAGGTRMALVLSEDASIRAPSPSAPFGDTLVGAAQVPALFPGRCATVSLSGNISPPPASGPGTRAFHLGAVVDPDNATPELIEDNNTHSGFLLGVGNGADFVITSVKGPASVEPGQPLTAQVTVCNQGTQAENTRVALLLSEDEFISYPSPSAPSMDSLVNAKQLDPIAPGQCATVSLSGAVQVPPMSRQDVRAFHLGAVVDPDNATLELIEDNNTHSGYLLGVGAGADFVITSVKGPASAQPGQPLTAEVAVCNQGTRAESTRVTLLLSKDESIRVPSSSAPSEDVVVGEQPVPPVLPGQCVTVTLSGQAYGSPPRWPGDWGFYLGAVVDPNNATPELIEDNNVHSGYRLGVGPEADFFISEMESPVFVRSGQSLGVELTVCNQGTRAGSTGVRVLLSMDATLDLSSPQGPSEDVLVGEVSTQILQPGWCQTVSVSGNAYPPPANPDMPGLYYVGAVVNPVGAPELFTDNNTLLGGWIYIAP